One segment of Radiobacillus kanasensis DNA contains the following:
- the mnmH gene encoding tRNA 2-selenouridine(34) synthase MnmH yields MFEEMKPEELYKRKAHQQHTIVDVRSPKEFHQSTIPGSLNIPVFTDEERSEVGTIYKQVGPEAAKERGLAIFSNKLPGFIAAFQKINTPITVFCWRGGMRSKTAATVVDLMGIKNVTRLTGGIRAYREWTVSLLDEFDFRPELIVLNGGTGNGKTMILEKLRKEGYPVINLEEMAGHRGSIFGQIGLEPKNQRAFDFQLLEKLLEYQNEPFVFLEGESKRIGKVTLPERLYRKKEASRQLFIELPMEKRVANILEDYQPWKYPEKFKEAFQLIKRHIHTPVAKEIEQCLESGEFAVAVELLLMHYYDPRYEHSSDYPENRQTLVQAKSVEDAIERIKREML; encoded by the coding sequence ATGTTCGAGGAAATGAAGCCGGAAGAATTATATAAACGGAAAGCACATCAACAACATACTATTGTAGATGTCCGTTCTCCGAAAGAATTCCATCAATCCACGATTCCAGGTAGTTTGAATATCCCTGTTTTTACGGACGAAGAGCGTAGCGAAGTAGGGACTATTTATAAGCAAGTGGGGCCAGAAGCAGCCAAAGAAAGAGGGCTTGCTATCTTTTCTAATAAGCTTCCGGGTTTTATTGCCGCTTTCCAAAAGATTAATACTCCCATTACGGTTTTCTGCTGGCGCGGAGGGATGCGCAGTAAAACAGCTGCAACTGTGGTGGATCTCATGGGTATAAAAAATGTCACCCGATTAACTGGAGGAATCCGTGCATACAGAGAGTGGACCGTCAGTCTTTTAGATGAGTTTGACTTTCGTCCCGAACTTATTGTTCTAAACGGAGGTACAGGAAATGGGAAAACGATGATATTAGAAAAGCTGCGAAAAGAAGGCTATCCGGTTATCAATCTTGAGGAAATGGCTGGTCACCGGGGTTCTATTTTTGGACAGATTGGATTGGAGCCGAAGAATCAGCGGGCGTTTGATTTTCAATTGCTCGAAAAATTGCTCGAATATCAGAATGAACCTTTTGTCTTTTTAGAAGGCGAAAGTAAGCGTATTGGAAAAGTAACACTCCCTGAACGTCTCTATCGAAAAAAAGAAGCTAGCAGACAGCTTTTTATTGAATTGCCGATGGAAAAACGAGTCGCAAATATATTGGAAGACTATCAGCCATGGAAGTATCCCGAAAAATTCAAGGAAGCTTTTCAACTTATCAAACGGCATATTCATACACCTGTTGCTAAAGAGATTGAGCAGTGTTTGGAAAGTGGGGAGTTTGCTGTGGCGGTTGAGTTGCTGTTGATGCATTATTATGATCCACGGTATGAGCATTCTAGTGATTATCCGGAAAACCGACAAACGCTCGTCCAAGCAAAGAGTGTTGAAGATGCTATTGAAAGAATAAAACGAGAAATGCTTTAA
- the selD gene encoding selenide, water dikinase SelD — MSESIKLTSLTKKGGCGCKIGPADLAQVLQNLPPVVQNPNLIVGLETGDDAGVYKLNDTTALVQTVDFFTPIVDDPYDFGQIAAANAISDVYAMGGTPITALNIVAFPISNLDTSILSDILRGASDKLQEAGVTLVGGHSIDDQEPKFGLAVTGTVHPDKVKTNAGAQPGDQLILTKPIGVGISTTSIKRDLLNETEIANVTKVMATLNKAASETMQNYTVHACTDVTGFGLLGHATEMARESKQEIILHYSDIPVLPRVRELAEAGAVPGGTKNNLNHMKDNVTFSDHLDQIDQWILADAVTSGGLLMAVPEKDANALLNELRQNNTEAARIGEVISGKSGHIQVK, encoded by the coding sequence ATGTCAGAATCAATTAAACTCACCTCCTTAACGAAAAAAGGCGGTTGTGGTTGTAAGATAGGTCCCGCAGACCTCGCTCAAGTACTCCAAAACCTCCCTCCAGTTGTACAGAATCCAAATCTTATAGTAGGCCTTGAAACTGGCGACGATGCAGGTGTCTATAAACTGAATGACACAACGGCACTTGTTCAAACCGTTGACTTTTTCACACCAATTGTGGATGACCCTTATGATTTTGGGCAAATTGCAGCAGCTAATGCCATCAGTGATGTGTACGCCATGGGTGGAACACCGATTACCGCTTTAAACATTGTCGCATTTCCAATCTCAAACTTGGATACATCCATTCTCTCCGATATTTTAAGAGGAGCAAGTGATAAGCTTCAAGAAGCTGGGGTTACCTTAGTCGGTGGTCATTCTATTGATGATCAGGAACCGAAATTTGGTTTGGCCGTTACCGGAACCGTTCATCCAGATAAAGTCAAAACCAATGCAGGTGCACAGCCTGGGGATCAGTTAATCTTAACGAAGCCAATCGGTGTTGGGATCTCCACCACATCTATCAAGCGAGATTTATTAAATGAAACAGAAATTGCAAATGTGACGAAGGTGATGGCAACGTTAAACAAAGCCGCTTCCGAGACCATGCAAAATTATACCGTCCATGCATGTACCGATGTTACAGGCTTTGGCCTACTTGGACATGCTACGGAAATGGCGCGGGAAAGCAAACAGGAAATCATCCTTCATTATAGTGATATCCCTGTTCTTCCAAGAGTACGTGAGCTGGCAGAAGCTGGTGCAGTTCCTGGAGGTACGAAAAATAACCTGAATCACATGAAGGACAATGTTACTTTCTCCGATCATTTAGATCAGATTGATCAATGGATTCTTGCCGATGCTGTAACGTCTGGCGGATTGCTTATGGCTGTTCCCGAGAAAGATGCAAATGCACTCCTTAACGAGCTTCGTCAAAACAATACGGAGGCTGCACGAATCGGGGAAGTAATCTCAGGTAAATCTGGTCATATTCAAGTTAAATAG
- a CDS encoding discoidin domain-containing protein, which produces MTKNVLKLIPVLAVAFASFFAYEAVSKAADIGEANQSIYGQNVYIFDDSMADSEIQNIIDQKYAEMEDGDAGAEFTDKRVTFLFKPGQYEIDIKVGFYTTVAGLGKNPDDVQITASFNVDAQWADGNGTRNFWRSVENFSVVSDSDSKWAVSQAAPMRRMHFNGNLLLWDLTSSYQAGWVSGGYLADSKIDGQVSAASQQQYFSRNNSYGSWSNSVWNTVLVGDENPPSNVAPYPDETWTIIEKTPVVNGKPYLYVDNNGEYRLFIPDLQENSKGVSWENGDTPGHSLSMNDFYIADPSDSAATINAELDQGKHLIFTPGVYHVDEPIEVNNPDTIVYGFGYPTLVAENNVTAMKVADVDGVEITGLLFDAGSDSEKLLEVGPENSSADHANNPTTLHDVFFRVGGSHAGKAETSVEINSDDVIVDHFWVWRADHGDGVGWNVNTAANGLVVNGDDVTAYGLFVEHYQEYQTLWNGENGRVYFYQNEIPYDVPNQESWMAPTGHNGYAAYKVADSVTSHELWGAGSYSYFRDADVDLYSSFEAPNNQGIHMNHLTTVWLNGTAGSEITHVINGLGDSVYDNGDHMVANITTFNGTDNPPQNPDDGEEGVLDRTGWIATTSVANGEPIEHLLDGNMATRWSSGTAMTPGQSITIDMKASKTFDQIVMDSTGSDNDYARGYEVYVSNDGSNWGSPVATGTGSTAKITVSFAEQTARYVKVVQTGSESSWWSITEFYVVNESGDSGPGQDEGPLDRTAWTATSSETSGDVIENMLDGNMATRWSSGTPMAPGQFFIVDMKASKTFSEIVMDSTGSNNDYARGYEVYVSNDGTNWGSPVATGTGNSAELRVTFAEQSARYLKVVQTESASSWWSITEFNVVGVQ; this is translated from the coding sequence ATGACAAAAAACGTATTAAAGCTCATACCAGTCCTAGCAGTGGCATTTGCATCATTTTTTGCGTATGAGGCTGTATCCAAAGCGGCAGATATTGGTGAAGCAAATCAGTCTATTTATGGCCAAAATGTATATATTTTTGATGACTCGATGGCAGATAGTGAGATACAGAATATCATTGATCAAAAATATGCCGAGATGGAAGATGGCGATGCTGGAGCGGAATTTACCGATAAGCGAGTCACCTTTCTATTTAAGCCGGGCCAATATGAGATAGATATTAAAGTTGGCTTTTATACGACGGTAGCTGGTTTAGGTAAAAATCCAGATGATGTACAAATAACAGCTAGTTTTAATGTAGATGCCCAATGGGCAGACGGTAATGGAACACGCAACTTCTGGCGTTCTGTAGAGAACTTCTCTGTTGTGTCGGATTCCGACTCAAAGTGGGCTGTATCACAGGCTGCTCCAATGAGACGGATGCACTTCAATGGCAATTTACTCCTTTGGGATCTTACCTCTTCATATCAAGCTGGTTGGGTGAGTGGTGGATATCTAGCAGACTCTAAGATTGATGGGCAAGTTTCTGCTGCTTCTCAGCAACAATACTTCTCCAGAAATAATAGCTATGGTAGCTGGTCTAATAGTGTTTGGAACACGGTTCTTGTTGGGGATGAAAACCCACCAAGTAATGTAGCGCCGTATCCAGATGAGACATGGACGATCATTGAAAAAACACCGGTAGTCAATGGCAAGCCTTATCTGTATGTCGATAATAATGGGGAATATAGACTGTTTATCCCTGATCTTCAAGAAAATAGTAAAGGCGTATCCTGGGAAAATGGCGACACTCCTGGACATTCCCTTTCCATGAATGATTTCTATATTGCAGATCCATCTGATAGTGCTGCAACGATCAACGCAGAATTGGACCAAGGGAAGCACCTCATCTTTACTCCCGGTGTCTATCATGTGGATGAGCCAATTGAAGTTAATAACCCGGACACCATTGTGTATGGATTTGGCTATCCAACATTAGTTGCGGAAAATAATGTGACTGCCATGAAGGTTGCGGATGTAGATGGAGTTGAAATTACAGGTCTATTATTTGATGCTGGATCTGATTCTGAGAAACTATTAGAAGTTGGACCGGAAAATAGTAGTGCAGATCATGCAAATAACCCAACGACCTTACATGATGTGTTCTTCCGTGTAGGTGGGTCACATGCTGGAAAAGCGGAAACTAGTGTTGAAATTAATTCGGATGATGTCATTGTAGACCATTTCTGGGTATGGCGCGCGGACCATGGCGATGGCGTTGGTTGGAATGTGAACACAGCTGCAAATGGCCTTGTCGTAAATGGCGATGATGTTACGGCATATGGTCTTTTCGTGGAACACTACCAAGAATATCAAACATTATGGAATGGTGAGAATGGTCGTGTGTACTTCTATCAAAATGAAATTCCGTATGATGTTCCAAATCAAGAGTCATGGATGGCGCCAACTGGTCATAATGGCTATGCTGCCTATAAAGTAGCGGACAGCGTAACGTCTCATGAATTGTGGGGGGCGGGTAGTTATTCGTACTTCCGGGATGCAGATGTAGATCTATATAGTTCCTTTGAGGCACCTAACAATCAAGGGATTCATATGAATCACCTAACGACTGTTTGGTTGAATGGTACAGCTGGTAGTGAAATTACTCACGTGATCAATGGTTTAGGAGATAGTGTCTATGATAACGGGGATCATATGGTGGCAAACATCACAACGTTTAATGGAACGGATAATCCACCACAGAATCCTGATGATGGGGAAGAAGGTGTACTAGATCGAACAGGCTGGATAGCAACGACATCAGTAGCAAATGGAGAACCAATTGAACACTTGCTAGATGGCAATATGGCAACACGCTGGTCTTCTGGAACAGCCATGACACCTGGTCAATCCATTACAATAGATATGAAAGCATCCAAAACGTTTGATCAGATTGTGATGGATTCGACTGGAAGCGATAATGATTACGCTCGTGGCTATGAAGTGTACGTATCGAACGACGGCTCCAATTGGGGAAGCCCGGTAGCGACCGGTACAGGATCCACTGCGAAGATTACCGTGTCATTTGCTGAACAAACCGCACGTTATGTGAAGGTTGTACAAACTGGTTCTGAATCAAGCTGGTGGTCAATTACAGAGTTTTATGTAGTAAATGAATCCGGTGATAGTGGACCAGGGCAAGATGAAGGACCGTTAGATCGTACGGCATGGACGGCGACCTCATCTGAAACAAGTGGCGATGTCATTGAAAATATGCTAGATGGCAATATGGCAACACGCTGGTCTTCTGGAACACCGATGGCACCCGGCCAATTCTTTATTGTTGATATGAAAGCGTCCAAGACATTTAGTGAAATCGTAATGGATTCAACGGGAAGCAATAATGATTATGCACGTGGCTATGAAGTGTATGTATCGAATGACGGTACGAATTGGGGAAGCCCAGTAGCGACCGGTACAGGAAACTCGGCTGAGCTTCGCGTAACTTTTGCTGAGCAAAGTGCTCGCTATTTGAAGGTCGTGCAGACAGAATCAGCATCAAGCTGGTGGTCGATTACGGAATTTAATGTTGTTGGGGTTCAGTAA
- a CDS encoding helix-turn-helix transcriptional regulator, with product MKKVERINTIMRYINNRAHFTISEIMREFDISRSTAIRDIREIEAMGIPLVAEVGRDGGYFVMHNSVLPDVHFTDNEVKALFIAFMATRNQQLPYLKSRQSLAEKLLGLISENQQDDLVLLNQILLFEGTNPNNPDLLDLSDLPHPMLEKLIQVLLLDRYLWITIIEEKVVKSYPIYLLHLYQEKSFWLIEGFDLQEEKKQIIPVDHLKDVKPYSKKNRLSKKELLEKVKQEEVTNLVLELGPKAIAQFKKYHPIKVSLSYTDPYQTTAILETFIHVDKPDEWTEMTNWILFLGGDVKVLEIPEEVLEGLQERLSLYCP from the coding sequence ATGAAAAAAGTTGAACGAATTAATACAATCATGCGGTATATCAATAACCGCGCTCACTTTACCATTTCAGAAATTATGCGAGAATTTGATATCTCTCGTTCTACAGCTATTAGAGATATCAGAGAAATTGAGGCAATGGGAATACCGCTTGTCGCTGAAGTCGGAAGGGATGGGGGGTATTTTGTCATGCACAACTCTGTCCTACCCGATGTGCACTTTACCGATAATGAGGTCAAAGCTCTTTTTATTGCGTTTATGGCTACAAGAAATCAACAACTCCCCTATCTTAAGAGTCGTCAGTCTTTAGCTGAAAAATTGCTAGGTCTCATTTCAGAAAACCAGCAAGATGACCTTGTCCTTTTAAACCAAATTTTACTTTTTGAGGGAACCAACCCTAATAACCCTGACCTACTTGATCTATCAGACCTTCCCCATCCCATGTTAGAGAAACTCATCCAAGTCCTTCTTCTGGATAGATATTTATGGATTACCATCATAGAAGAGAAGGTCGTAAAGTCCTATCCAATATATCTCTTGCACCTCTATCAAGAAAAGAGCTTCTGGCTGATTGAAGGTTTTGACTTACAGGAAGAAAAGAAGCAGATCATTCCTGTCGACCATCTTAAGGATGTTAAACCTTACTCTAAGAAAAATAGATTAAGTAAAAAAGAATTATTAGAAAAAGTAAAACAAGAAGAAGTGACCAACCTTGTCCTTGAACTTGGTCCAAAAGCGATTGCCCAGTTCAAAAAATACCACCCTATAAAAGTTTCCCTTTCCTATACGGATCCTTACCAAACGACAGCCATTCTAGAGACTTTTATCCATGTTGATAAGCCTGATGAATGGACCGAAATGACAAATTGGATCCTTTTCCTAGGTGGGGATGTAAAGGTTCTGGAAATACCAGAAGAGGTCTTAGAAGGTTTACAAGAGAGATTAAGCTTATATTGCCCATAA
- a CDS encoding phage tail protein: MSNIVDFKNVSLIGLESSPVAEKLAGLRANESRYFMNKYKHEFTVVPASESKETLDYVNRILKEERDIVFASKPLETSRFQVENIKFAYVFYEDGLSVNVMYTVDDPKKRAVGFKLSEGMEVPKELEGKFKFARQKSKLAGTIRGSFFVIKREY, encoded by the coding sequence ATGTCCAATATCGTTGATTTTAAAAATGTGTCTCTGATTGGTTTAGAGTCTTCACCTGTAGCGGAAAAGCTTGCTGGTTTACGTGCTAATGAATCTCGTTACTTTATGAACAAATACAAGCATGAATTTACAGTTGTACCAGCTAGCGAAAGCAAGGAGACTCTTGATTATGTGAACCGAATTTTGAAAGAAGAACGTGATATTGTGTTTGCGTCCAAACCTTTAGAAACGTCTCGTTTTCAAGTAGAAAATATCAAGTTTGCCTACGTCTTTTATGAAGATGGACTTTCGGTCAACGTCATGTACACAGTTGATGACCCTAAGAAACGAGCTGTTGGGTTTAAACTTTCGGAGGGAATGGAAGTACCAAAGGAATTAGAAGGAAAGTTTAAGTTTGCTAGGCAGAAGTCTAAACTAGCTGGAACCATTCGGGGATCGTTTTTTGTAATTAAAAGGGAATATTAA
- a CDS encoding GyrI-like domain-containing protein, whose product MANYTLEEKDSFTVLGIGTELKSDYRDFASINKEKADFWQSVSEDGRLDTLKGIATNDYVFAVNEAVNNKMMYYAGVMTGESLPEASRLIQFPKGEYLVVKGEGNTASDLNDKLTGLAFGQVLPEVSHVAYVGGPNATVVMGQQNDIVYGEMWIPVVRK is encoded by the coding sequence ATGGCAAATTACACATTGGAAGAGAAAGACAGTTTTACGGTTTTAGGTATCGGAACGGAGCTTAAGAGTGACTACAGAGACTTCGCTAGTATTAACAAGGAAAAAGCAGACTTTTGGCAGTCCGTTAGCGAGGATGGAAGACTGGATACTTTGAAAGGCATTGCCACAAATGACTACGTTTTTGCAGTGAATGAAGCCGTGAATAACAAGATGATGTATTATGCTGGCGTCATGACAGGTGAATCGCTACCAGAAGCGTCCAGACTTATCCAGTTTCCTAAAGGGGAGTACCTAGTGGTAAAAGGGGAAGGGAATACGGCTAGTGACTTGAATGATAAGCTTACTGGCCTTGCCTTTGGGCAAGTCTTGCCAGAAGTAAGCCATGTTGCCTATGTTGGTGGACCCAATGCAACGGTTGTAATGGGACAGCAAAACGACATAGTTTATGGTGAAATGTGGATTCCTGTTGTTAGGAAATAA